One Roseimicrobium gellanilyticum DNA window includes the following coding sequences:
- a CDS encoding c-type cytochrome: MHNTNILFIASTSILLFAPLQLQGQDPALEAQKHAGQQIYMTVCFACHQPAGQGLPGMFPPLADSDWVKSKMPDRLIRMILHGITGPITVNGKPFVTPAPLMPPQATLSDQQIADVLTYIRSSFGNSAPPVTTEQVAAIRSTEKARSTPWTEAELLRISVE; encoded by the coding sequence ATGCACAATACGAATATACTTTTTATCGCCTCGACCTCAATTCTTCTCTTTGCGCCCCTGCAACTACAAGGTCAGGACCCTGCTCTCGAAGCTCAAAAGCATGCGGGACAGCAAATCTACATGACGGTTTGCTTCGCCTGTCATCAGCCGGCCGGACAAGGCCTGCCCGGCATGTTTCCACCTCTGGCAGACTCAGATTGGGTGAAGTCAAAGATGCCTGACCGCCTGATCCGTATGATCCTGCACGGCATCACCGGTCCCATCACGGTGAATGGAAAGCCATTTGTAACGCCTGCGCCGCTGATGCCACCACAGGCTACGCTCAGCGACCAGCAAATCGCGGATGTGCTGACGTACATCCGAAGCTCATTTGGAAACTCAGCACCACCAGTCACTACGGAGCAAGTGGCGGCGATTCGCAGCACTGAAAAGGCCCGGTCCACTCCGTGGACCGAGGCGGAACTCCTGAGGATCTCCGTGGAATGA
- a CDS encoding TonB-dependent receptor family protein produces the protein MKKSSLGALVTMLCSTALMAQQPAPASAVPESGTTLPPVVVTADSPSLTVPSIEQVEEAQKLTAGAVNVVDAEEYKTGRAITLKDALDYSPGVFVQPRFGAEESRISIRGSGIQRTFHGRGLKLLQDGVPLNLADGGFDMQAVDPLTAEYIEVYRGANALRYGSTTLGGAINFVLPTGYTAPPLQARFEYGSFNTFRGQLSAAGVEGNFDYFVTGTHYSTDGFRDHSEQSTQRLFSNFGLKLSEAVETRFYLTYVHTDSELPGNLTKEEMYANPEQAARSSFNKIFDNVDSNWKRDFDLFRIANKTTFTLSDDALFTVSSFYAYKELDHPILFVIDQKSHDFGFDFNYVNKADLAGRRNNFIVGLTPTFGFLHDQRYRNVLGDRGDKFADSDQDSMNLDLYLENVHYLTDRFALSLGGQVSYARRENEDNFPVSATDPDNSDTQDWWGFSPKVGFIYDVTDSAQVFFNAARSFEPPSFGELSAAATGGAGLVDLDAQTATTLELGTRGQTPDGRIRWDLAYYYSWLEDELLELSVAPGLTQTVNAGKTNHQGVEFGLDITLLEGLFTKRVEGVAAVSGKSAKNVLAVEPREPDRIVLRQNYLWSNFHFDDDAEFGDNQLPGIPEHYYRAELLYTHPCGFYAGPNLEWTFSDYPVDSANTLDADSYALLGFKIGYRTKKGLSFYVEAKNLTDEIYAATTGVISRAGPFNSNQFLPGDGRSYFFGLEYKF, from the coding sequence ATGAAAAAATCATCTCTAGGTGCCCTGGTGACCATGCTTTGCAGCACGGCGCTCATGGCCCAGCAACCAGCACCTGCCTCTGCCGTCCCCGAATCGGGCACCACGCTCCCTCCCGTCGTTGTCACTGCAGACTCCCCTTCCCTCACCGTGCCCTCGATTGAGCAGGTGGAGGAAGCCCAAAAACTCACCGCCGGTGCCGTGAATGTGGTAGATGCCGAAGAGTACAAGACCGGGCGTGCCATCACACTGAAGGATGCGCTGGACTATTCTCCAGGCGTCTTTGTGCAGCCGCGCTTCGGTGCGGAAGAATCACGCATCTCCATCCGCGGCTCCGGCATCCAGCGCACCTTCCACGGTCGCGGACTGAAGCTGCTCCAGGATGGCGTCCCGCTGAACCTCGCGGACGGCGGCTTCGACATGCAGGCAGTAGACCCTCTCACCGCGGAGTACATCGAAGTGTATCGCGGTGCGAATGCGCTGCGCTATGGCTCCACCACGCTGGGCGGCGCCATCAACTTCGTATTGCCCACCGGCTACACGGCGCCACCGCTGCAGGCGCGCTTTGAGTACGGCAGCTTCAATACCTTCCGTGGCCAGCTCAGCGCGGCGGGAGTCGAGGGGAACTTCGACTACTTCGTCACGGGTACTCACTACTCCACGGACGGCTTCCGCGATCACAGTGAGCAGAGCACGCAACGCCTCTTCAGCAACTTCGGCCTGAAGTTGAGCGAAGCGGTCGAGACTCGCTTCTACCTCACCTACGTCCACACTGACTCGGAACTGCCGGGGAATCTTACGAAGGAGGAAATGTACGCGAACCCTGAGCAGGCCGCGCGCAGCAGCTTCAACAAGATCTTCGACAACGTGGACAGCAACTGGAAGCGTGACTTCGATCTTTTCCGCATCGCGAACAAGACAACCTTCACACTCAGTGATGACGCGCTCTTCACGGTATCCAGCTTTTACGCGTACAAGGAACTCGACCATCCGATTCTGTTCGTCATTGACCAGAAGAGTCACGACTTCGGCTTCGACTTCAACTATGTGAACAAGGCCGACCTCGCAGGACGCAGGAACAACTTCATCGTGGGTCTCACGCCCACCTTCGGCTTCCTGCATGACCAGCGCTATCGCAACGTGCTGGGTGATCGCGGTGACAAGTTCGCGGACAGCGACCAGGACTCGATGAACCTCGACCTGTATCTGGAGAATGTGCACTACCTCACGGACCGCTTCGCCCTGAGCCTCGGCGGCCAGGTGAGCTATGCGCGCCGTGAGAATGAGGACAACTTCCCCGTTTCCGCCACGGACCCGGACAACAGTGACACGCAGGACTGGTGGGGATTCAGCCCAAAGGTCGGCTTCATCTATGACGTGACGGACTCCGCGCAGGTCTTCTTCAATGCCGCTCGGAGCTTTGAGCCCCCGAGCTTTGGTGAACTCTCCGCGGCTGCCACCGGTGGCGCAGGACTGGTGGACCTTGATGCGCAGACGGCCACCACCCTCGAACTCGGCACGCGTGGGCAGACACCAGATGGCCGCATCCGCTGGGATCTCGCCTACTACTACTCCTGGTTGGAAGACGAGCTTCTGGAACTCAGTGTGGCTCCTGGCCTGACGCAGACCGTGAACGCCGGCAAGACCAACCACCAGGGAGTGGAGTTCGGCCTGGACATCACGCTGCTGGAAGGACTCTTCACCAAACGCGTGGAGGGTGTGGCTGCTGTGAGCGGCAAGAGCGCGAAAAACGTGCTCGCTGTGGAACCTCGTGAGCCGGACCGCATCGTGCTGCGTCAGAACTATCTGTGGAGCAACTTCCACTTCGATGATGACGCCGAGTTTGGCGACAACCAACTCCCCGGCATCCCCGAGCACTACTACCGCGCCGAGCTGCTCTACACGCACCCCTGCGGTTTCTATGCTGGCCCAAACCTGGAGTGGACCTTCTCCGACTACCCCGTGGACTCCGCGAACACGCTTGATGCCGACTCCTATGCGCTACTCGGTTTCAAGATTGGCTATCGCACGAAGAAGGGCCTCTCCTTCTATGTCGAGGCCAAGAACCTCACGGATGAAATCTACGCCGCCACCACCGGCGTGATCAGCCGCGCAGGCCCCTTCAACTCCAATCAATTCCTGCCCGGTGACGGCAGGTCCTACTTCTTCGGACTGGAGTACAAGTTCTAG
- a CDS encoding sialidase family protein, translating into MHSRFRFCGSAAALLLVLTPCLPVQASKPGGKEGHHHETIPGVQSLDVYATTSQLHLLTGGLSNDGSRTELYHQSSSDAGKTWSAPVRVDAGQPAPHAAHRGMDPQIAASGDQLMAVWMTPGTDMFGGGPMATALSSDGGKTWKAGPNPADDGSTTGHGFLDVAADARGSFHLTWLDTRGEKRGLRYARSEDGGTTWSRNDTVDAETCECCWNVLAAGPDGRVGILYRNKEPRDMSISWSSAAGTWSAPVSVGGFNWEFQGCPHVGGGLAAGGEQTSPIWHAVVWTGMEDSLGVHHVSSPDAGATWSKTQRVAGKGASHPDIAARGQEVIMVWDTTNEKGSHIEAARSSDGGKSWQTAVRLSSAGPSATHPRVVASADGGFRVFWTQRQGEGPTTWQSSPFPSSAVSTVSSNSNTR; encoded by the coding sequence ATGCATTCTCGATTCCGTTTCTGCGGCTCGGCCGCAGCGCTACTCCTCGTGCTAACACCATGCCTCCCTGTCCAGGCATCCAAGCCTGGCGGGAAGGAGGGTCATCATCATGAAACTATCCCCGGTGTGCAGTCTCTGGACGTGTACGCTACCACATCCCAACTGCACCTGCTCACCGGCGGGCTCTCAAACGACGGCAGTCGCACCGAACTCTACCACCAGTCCAGCAGCGATGCCGGGAAGACCTGGTCCGCGCCAGTCCGTGTGGATGCCGGTCAGCCCGCGCCCCATGCCGCACACCGGGGCATGGATCCCCAAATCGCCGCCAGCGGCGACCAACTCATGGCTGTGTGGATGACACCGGGCACGGATATGTTCGGCGGTGGTCCCATGGCCACGGCACTATCGAGTGACGGTGGCAAGACTTGGAAGGCTGGCCCCAATCCCGCAGACGATGGCTCGACCACCGGCCATGGCTTCCTCGACGTGGCAGCAGATGCCAGGGGCAGCTTCCATCTCACTTGGCTGGACACACGCGGTGAGAAGCGCGGGCTGCGCTACGCACGCTCGGAAGATGGAGGCACAACGTGGTCCAGAAATGACACGGTCGATGCGGAAACCTGTGAGTGCTGCTGGAATGTGCTCGCAGCGGGTCCGGATGGCCGTGTGGGCATTCTGTATCGCAACAAGGAACCACGCGACATGTCCATCTCATGGTCATCCGCTGCGGGCACCTGGTCAGCACCGGTAAGCGTGGGTGGATTCAACTGGGAATTTCAAGGCTGCCCGCATGTGGGTGGCGGACTCGCCGCAGGCGGAGAGCAGACCTCGCCCATCTGGCATGCGGTGGTGTGGACAGGCATGGAGGACTCTCTCGGCGTGCACCACGTCTCCTCGCCTGATGCCGGCGCCACGTGGTCGAAGACACAGCGCGTCGCCGGCAAAGGTGCCTCACATCCAGACATCGCCGCACGCGGCCAGGAGGTCATCATGGTATGGGACACCACGAATGAAAAGGGCAGCCACATCGAGGCCGCTCGGTCCTCCGACGGAGGGAAGAGCTGGCAGACTGCTGTTCGCCTCTCCAGTGCCGGTCCCAGTGCCACTCACCCCCGCGTGGTAGCATCAGCCGACGGTGGGTTCCGCGTCTTCTGGACACAACGCCAGGGAGAAGGCCCCACCACATGGCAGTCCTCACCTTTCCCTTCTTCCGCAGTCTCCACCGTGAGCAGCAACTCAAACACCCGCTGA
- a CDS encoding O-antigen ligase family protein: MPWTAIWTQARGDAFRAIATYFLCWMTVRSLFGYGMVDGRDGMIATGWLLGGVLLACFAIVTWHVAQDLRSLDRLGLWTGYSAAFSAAVSIVIFYGMLPNHVFGERLTNWFVHGGLNSVTTGLTYGFALMWLWCIRDRVAAPRERLLLNISLIILLAAVCFTRCRGALLALLAAHVALTFVRGVRRSTLPWVALLGAITLFQITGPSVARLVNWQVATRAISPPVEASHTSAPIQEMLTRWDGGRTEIYARAMRGFIDPHEWLIGVGQWGPAEIFTRSLSYMHMHHHSIFIATLVHGGLIGLGLMLTLLFIGLKRAHSLARASEDTWFVLLVFGCTGLIFDGQTLTSLLSIPQMEPLLITFPLVTAASAWWKRRDALA; the protein is encoded by the coding sequence ATGCCCTGGACGGCCATCTGGACGCAGGCACGTGGCGACGCCTTTCGCGCCATTGCCACGTACTTCCTCTGCTGGATGACGGTCCGCTCCCTGTTTGGCTATGGCATGGTGGATGGCAGGGATGGCATGATTGCTACCGGTTGGCTGCTGGGGGGAGTGCTGCTGGCTTGCTTTGCCATCGTCACCTGGCATGTAGCGCAGGATTTGCGCAGCCTGGATCGACTTGGACTGTGGACAGGCTACAGCGCGGCCTTCTCGGCTGCAGTGAGCATCGTCATCTTTTACGGCATGCTGCCCAACCACGTCTTTGGTGAGCGGCTGACAAACTGGTTTGTCCATGGTGGACTCAACTCCGTGACCACGGGCCTCACCTACGGCTTCGCCCTCATGTGGCTCTGGTGCATCCGCGATCGTGTGGCGGCGCCGCGCGAGCGACTGCTTCTGAACATCTCACTGATAATCCTGCTGGCAGCAGTATGCTTCACCCGGTGCCGCGGAGCGCTGCTGGCCCTGCTCGCAGCCCACGTAGCTCTGACATTCGTCCGCGGAGTACGCCGCTCAACGTTGCCGTGGGTCGCTTTGCTCGGAGCGATTACGCTGTTCCAGATCACGGGTCCCTCCGTAGCGAGACTGGTGAACTGGCAGGTGGCCACACGAGCAATAAGCCCTCCCGTGGAGGCTTCCCACACCTCGGCACCCATCCAGGAAATGCTGACACGCTGGGACGGAGGACGCACAGAGATCTATGCGCGGGCCATGCGTGGATTCATTGATCCGCATGAGTGGCTCATCGGCGTAGGCCAGTGGGGACCGGCAGAGATTTTCACACGCAGTCTGTCCTACATGCACATGCACCACCACAGCATCTTCATCGCCACGCTGGTGCACGGTGGCCTGATTGGCCTGGGGCTCATGCTCACGCTCCTATTCATTGGGCTGAAGCGAGCGCATTCGCTTGCGCGTGCCAGTGAGGACACGTGGTTCGTACTGCTGGTCTTTGGTTGCACAGGGCTCATCTTTGATGGCCAGACACTCACCAGCCTGTTGAGCATTCCGCAGATGGAGCCGCTCCTGATCACCTTTCCGCTGGTGACTGCCGCGTCCGCCTGGTGGAAGCGGAGGGATGCGCTGGCGTAG
- a CDS encoding helix-turn-helix domain-containing protein: protein MLDVEVIADPEAATVALHPVRSRLLSELAQPASAAELAVRCGLARQKVNYHLKALEEHHLVKPAGERKWGGLTERRMVATAISYVVSPKALGPVAADTTRTADRLSASYLIALGARIVREVGDLWRRAREADKRLATLSIDTEIRFRSAAERAEFTQKLTESITSLAAQYHDAEAPGGRPHRLVLVAHPLPSEPSQSTEESADTTPATPTARVD, encoded by the coding sequence ATGCTCGATGTGGAAGTCATCGCCGATCCGGAAGCCGCCACCGTGGCGCTCCATCCCGTGCGAAGCCGCCTGCTGTCCGAACTCGCCCAACCCGCCTCGGCGGCGGAGCTTGCAGTGCGCTGTGGCCTGGCACGGCAAAAGGTGAACTACCACCTGAAGGCGCTGGAGGAGCACCATCTCGTGAAGCCTGCAGGCGAGCGCAAGTGGGGTGGTCTCACGGAGCGGCGCATGGTGGCTACCGCGATCTCATACGTCGTCTCGCCCAAAGCCCTGGGTCCGGTGGCCGCAGATACCACGCGCACGGCAGATCGCCTTTCCGCCAGCTACCTCATCGCGCTGGGCGCACGCATCGTACGTGAGGTGGGTGACCTGTGGCGCCGCGCCCGGGAGGCGGACAAGCGGCTCGCCACTCTATCCATCGATACTGAAATCCGCTTTCGCTCGGCTGCGGAGAGAGCCGAATTCACGCAGAAGCTCACAGAGAGCATCACCTCACTCGCGGCCCAGTACCACGATGCAGAGGCTCCGGGAGGCAGGCCGCACCGTCTCGTGCTGGTGGCCCATCCCCTTCCCTCTGAGCCTTCACAAAGCACTGAAGAAAGCGCTGACACCACCCCCGCAACACCAACGGCACGCGTGGATTGA
- the rsmA gene encoding 16S rRNA (adenine(1518)-N(6)/adenine(1519)-N(6))-dimethyltransferase RsmA, with protein sequence MSFKPKKSLGQNFLSDANLAKWIADQIQPDGASFVIEVGPGQGALTEHLLGRPQHLLLIEKDNTLAADLQEELADSGHAELWHGDATRFDLRPLYRHGGVKLVGNLPYSMGGEILKHFLTPPTPVVEAVFMLQKEVCERIAARLEDDGYGALSLLVQHDWDASILRIVPPEAFKPRPRVHSAIVRLTPKAPGTLPVHDRRLFDRLVRMGFSQRRKQLKNLLPEAPGGWQALMDSLGKPVTVRAEELSLMEWVRLTRHYENRHEEDRGQKASEIFDVVDANNQVTGQATRGEVHAKGLWHRAVHVFVFNKHGELWLQQRSHLKDVHPLDWDSSAAGHLDAGEDYAASAARELKEELGIEAPTVCVGTVPACEATGWEFVELHVAEHSGPMHYAPEEIAGGQFFRMEQIADWIAARPQDFAGGFLECFKVWQARQSEPGAPV encoded by the coding sequence ATGTCCTTCAAACCCAAGAAAAGCCTCGGCCAGAACTTCCTCAGTGACGCCAACCTCGCGAAGTGGATTGCCGACCAGATCCAGCCGGATGGTGCTTCCTTTGTCATTGAGGTCGGCCCGGGGCAGGGTGCTCTCACGGAGCACTTGCTCGGCCGGCCCCAGCACCTGCTGTTGATTGAGAAGGACAACACACTCGCCGCGGACCTGCAGGAGGAGCTGGCGGACAGCGGCCATGCGGAGCTCTGGCATGGTGATGCCACCCGCTTTGACCTCCGCCCGCTGTACAGGCACGGTGGCGTGAAGCTGGTGGGGAATCTGCCGTACTCCATGGGTGGCGAGATCCTGAAGCACTTCCTCACACCGCCCACGCCCGTCGTGGAGGCAGTGTTCATGCTGCAGAAGGAAGTCTGCGAGCGCATCGCCGCGCGTCTGGAGGATGATGGCTATGGTGCGCTGAGCCTTCTGGTGCAGCATGACTGGGATGCCTCCATCCTGCGCATCGTACCACCAGAAGCCTTCAAGCCGCGTCCCCGCGTGCACTCCGCCATCGTACGGCTCACACCGAAGGCGCCGGGAACGCTTCCCGTGCACGACCGCCGTTTGTTCGACCGGCTGGTGCGCATGGGCTTCTCCCAACGACGCAAGCAGCTCAAGAATCTCCTCCCTGAAGCTCCTGGTGGATGGCAGGCACTGATGGACTCACTTGGTAAGCCGGTCACCGTCCGTGCAGAGGAGCTGTCCCTGATGGAATGGGTGCGCCTCACCCGGCACTATGAGAATCGTCATGAAGAAGACCGGGGTCAGAAGGCCAGCGAGATCTTTGATGTGGTGGATGCGAACAATCAAGTGACCGGACAGGCCACGCGTGGAGAGGTGCACGCGAAAGGCCTGTGGCACCGCGCAGTGCATGTGTTTGTGTTCAACAAACACGGCGAGCTCTGGCTGCAACAGCGCTCTCACCTGAAGGACGTGCATCCCCTCGACTGGGACTCCAGTGCTGCAGGCCACCTGGATGCCGGGGAAGACTATGCTGCCTCCGCTGCACGTGAGCTGAAGGAGGAACTCGGCATTGAAGCGCCCACTGTATGTGTGGGCACCGTGCCGGCATGTGAAGCCACCGGGTGGGAGTTCGTGGAACTCCACGTCGCAGAGCATTCTGGTCCCATGCACTATGCCCCGGAGGAGATTGCGGGCGGGCAGTTCTTCCGCATGGAGCAGATTGCCGATTGGATTGCCGCGAGACCGCAGGACTTTGCAGGGGGCTTCCTGGAGTGTTTCAAGGTCTGGCAGGCTCGCCAGAGTGAACCTGGCGCTCCGGTCTAG
- a CDS encoding sulfatase-like hydrolase/transferase yields the protein MRWKTLFMGCLGTALAASGASTMSKAAEPAKPDILIVVADDLRPDVLHTLGHPTVKTPHLDALAGRGTVFTRAACGYPICHVSRTEMLSGRCVVKAASTGGNIPFPAGWVLWPQAMKSAGWHTVHSGKWHVHGTPVARGYAATAGLFSSGGAGKDAALTSPQSATGRPVTGYKGWTFKSSDGKAMPELGVGLTPDTDSHIADAASQVLQSPREKPLFLHVNFTATHDPLHWPKGKEGRFKTEDTPLPANFRPQHPFDHGNINGRDEVIVPAPRTEEQVKAETAVYLALVEQLDAQIGKLVKALEDTGRLSNTLIIFTSDQGLALGSHGLMGKQNQYEHTINAPLIMAGPGIPSGKRFSAQCYLRDLYPTVCELTGVEIPESVEGKSLLPVLRGGNPEIHGAIFGYFTDTQRMVRTTDGWKLIWYPQANRTQLFHLSEDPHELQDLASQPEQAQRREAMMGELKKWMVEKGDPILRKE from the coding sequence ATGCGGTGGAAAACGCTCTTCATGGGTTGCTTGGGTACTGCACTGGCAGCATCCGGTGCTTCAACCATGTCCAAGGCCGCTGAACCTGCGAAGCCCGACATCCTGATCGTTGTGGCGGACGACTTGCGTCCCGACGTGCTGCACACGCTCGGACATCCCACCGTCAAGACACCCCACCTAGACGCCCTGGCAGGGCGCGGCACTGTCTTCACACGGGCCGCATGCGGCTACCCCATCTGCCACGTGAGTCGTACAGAGATGCTCTCAGGGCGCTGCGTGGTGAAGGCAGCCTCGACAGGTGGCAATATCCCCTTCCCTGCCGGGTGGGTGCTCTGGCCACAGGCGATGAAGTCGGCAGGATGGCACACAGTGCACTCCGGGAAGTGGCATGTGCACGGCACGCCTGTAGCGAGAGGCTACGCGGCGACCGCAGGCCTCTTCAGCAGTGGTGGTGCTGGAAAAGACGCCGCCCTTACTTCTCCCCAAAGCGCCACCGGTCGCCCGGTGACTGGCTACAAGGGCTGGACCTTCAAATCATCCGACGGAAAGGCGATGCCAGAGCTCGGTGTAGGCCTGACGCCGGACACAGATAGCCACATCGCCGATGCTGCGAGCCAGGTGCTGCAATCCCCCAGGGAAAAGCCCTTGTTCCTTCATGTGAACTTCACCGCCACTCATGACCCGCTGCACTGGCCCAAGGGAAAGGAAGGCCGCTTCAAAACAGAAGACACACCCCTGCCCGCGAACTTCCGCCCACAGCATCCCTTTGACCACGGCAACATCAATGGCCGCGATGAAGTCATCGTTCCCGCGCCACGCACGGAGGAACAGGTGAAGGCCGAGACCGCGGTCTACCTGGCCTTGGTCGAGCAACTCGATGCGCAGATCGGCAAGTTGGTGAAGGCTCTGGAAGACACGGGGCGCCTCAGCAATACCCTCATCATCTTCACCAGCGATCAGGGACTCGCGCTCGGCAGCCACGGGTTGATGGGCAAGCAGAACCAGTACGAGCACACCATTAATGCACCACTCATCATGGCTGGGCCCGGCATTCCCAGCGGCAAACGTTTCTCAGCACAGTGCTACCTGCGCGACCTGTATCCCACCGTATGCGAGCTGACTGGAGTGGAGATTCCTGAAAGCGTGGAGGGCAAAAGCCTCTTGCCCGTGCTGCGCGGTGGAAATCCGGAAATCCACGGCGCCATCTTCGGGTATTTTACCGACACCCAACGCATGGTGCGAACCACGGATGGGTGGAAGCTCATCTGGTACCCACAGGCGAACCGCACCCAACTCTTCCATCTCTCAGAAGACCCGCATGAGCTGCAGGATCTCGCCTCGCAACCGGAGCAAGCTCAACGTCGGGAAGCGATGATGGGAGAGCTGAAAAAGTGGATGGTGGAGAAGGGAGATCCAATTCTCCGCAAGGAGTAA
- a CDS encoding alpha/beta hydrolase family protein, producing the protein MSPRFLSLLFLMFALSPAHDLQAQAPATAPQGNPLAKKIWPKEVKRVDIPCSDGQMQPAMWYAPLDRKLPKPLLVGLHTWSSNYASAGGDAVYAEWCIAQGWVFVHPDFRGPNKTPLALGSDRAVQDVVEAVEWAKQKTNIDENRIYLIGVSGGGHMALQMAGRHPEIWAGVSAWCGISDVGQWHADHVKTAIVDGKETPTPDKYARDIEAAIGGRPTADGALRKDAWKRSPLSSLAAAKTVPLDIAAGVLDGRSGSVPFTHSLLAFNAAVDKNERLPEALITQYYKTQKLPGEWAASEADPTYGAWTPLFRKTSGNTRVTIFQGGHEIVHQAALNWLARQQRGKPPVWDTRDFIKLDVQGGESGK; encoded by the coding sequence ATGTCCCCACGATTTCTCTCGCTTCTTTTTCTGATGTTTGCGCTGTCACCCGCCCATGACTTGCAGGCGCAGGCACCTGCCACGGCGCCGCAGGGAAATCCTCTCGCGAAGAAAATCTGGCCTAAAGAAGTAAAGCGTGTCGACATCCCGTGCAGTGATGGCCAGATGCAACCTGCCATGTGGTACGCCCCCCTGGATCGCAAGCTTCCGAAGCCGCTGCTCGTGGGTCTTCACACATGGAGCAGCAACTACGCCTCCGCTGGAGGTGATGCCGTGTACGCGGAGTGGTGTATCGCCCAGGGATGGGTCTTTGTTCATCCAGACTTTCGCGGCCCCAACAAGACCCCTCTGGCGCTTGGCAGCGATCGTGCCGTGCAAGACGTGGTGGAAGCCGTCGAATGGGCCAAACAAAAGACCAACATTGATGAAAACCGGATCTACCTCATCGGCGTGAGCGGTGGCGGTCACATGGCCCTGCAAATGGCCGGCAGGCATCCGGAGATCTGGGCCGGTGTGAGCGCCTGGTGTGGCATCTCGGATGTGGGGCAATGGCACGCAGACCACGTGAAGACAGCCATTGTTGATGGCAAAGAAACGCCAACACCTGACAAGTACGCACGTGACATCGAAGCAGCAATCGGTGGTCGACCAACTGCCGACGGGGCGCTTCGCAAGGACGCGTGGAAACGCTCTCCCCTGAGCTCGCTGGCTGCCGCAAAAACGGTGCCGCTAGACATCGCCGCCGGCGTGCTGGATGGCCGCAGCGGCAGTGTGCCGTTCACGCACTCCTTGCTGGCGTTCAACGCCGCGGTGGACAAGAACGAGCGTCTACCGGAGGCCTTGATCACCCAGTATTACAAGACGCAAAAACTTCCGGGTGAATGGGCCGCATCTGAAGCTGATCCCACCTACGGCGCATGGACACCCCTCTTCCGCAAGACCAGCGGGAACACGCGCGTGACCATCTTCCAGGGCGGGCATGAGATCGTACACCAGGCGGCGCTGAACTGGCTGGCCAGGCAACAACGAGGCAAACCACCAGTGTGGGACACCCGCGACTTCATCAAACTGGACGTGCAAGGCGGCGAAAGCGGGAAGTGA
- a CDS encoding sugar phosphate isomerase/epimerase family protein → MNTRRRFLRQSVAAAAGSLGLSALAQQLKPQGENISYGLVTYMWGAEWDIPTIIKNLTGLGIGGVELRVDHAHKVSPALSPEERVKVRDQFTEGGIEIVGMGTNCMFDAIDPAKVKENIELAKQFIKLSHDIGGSGVKVKPDKLHEKEGVPKEKTLEQIGKALAELGDYAIGFGQEIRLEVHGQVTNLADVRKVMEVADADNVRVCWNSNPADLEGEGLEKNFALVKDYLGRTTHVRKLDDPKYPFATLAKLLVEADYDGWVLCEAADKVEDKVKALGEQKAMWDKFVKEARAK, encoded by the coding sequence ATGAACACGCGCCGCCGCTTTCTCCGCCAGTCCGTTGCCGCCGCTGCCGGCTCCCTTGGACTCTCTGCCTTGGCCCAACAACTGAAGCCCCAGGGAGAAAACATCTCCTACGGTCTCGTGACCTATATGTGGGGTGCTGAGTGGGACATTCCCACCATCATCAAAAACTTGACCGGGCTCGGTATCGGCGGCGTGGAACTGCGTGTGGATCATGCGCACAAGGTTTCACCTGCGCTGAGTCCGGAAGAGCGTGTGAAGGTGCGGGATCAGTTCACCGAGGGCGGCATTGAAATCGTCGGAATGGGCACGAACTGCATGTTCGACGCCATCGACCCCGCGAAGGTGAAGGAGAACATTGAGCTTGCAAAGCAGTTCATCAAGCTGAGCCACGACATCGGTGGCAGCGGTGTGAAGGTGAAGCCGGACAAGCTACACGAGAAGGAGGGTGTGCCGAAGGAGAAGACCCTGGAGCAGATCGGCAAAGCGCTTGCGGAACTCGGCGACTACGCCATCGGCTTCGGCCAGGAAATCCGTCTCGAGGTGCATGGCCAGGTGACCAACCTCGCCGATGTCCGCAAAGTGATGGAAGTGGCTGATGCCGATAACGTGCGTGTCTGCTGGAACTCCAATCCAGCCGATCTCGAGGGCGAAGGTCTTGAGAAGAACTTTGCCCTCGTGAAGGACTATCTCGGCCGCACCACCCACGTGCGGAAGCTCGATGATCCCAAGTACCCCTTCGCCACCCTCGCGAAGCTTCTCGTCGAAGCTGATTATGATGGCTGGGTTCTCTGTGAAGCCGCCGACAAGGTGGAGGACAAGGTCAAGGCGCTGGGCGAGCAGAAGGCGATGTGGGACAAGTTTGTGAAGGAAGCGAGGGCGAAGTAG